The following proteins come from a genomic window of Natronosalvus vescus:
- a CDS encoding SDR family NAD(P)-dependent oxidoreductase, whose product MPTQESGSSDQRHPKTALITGGSRGIGRALAAEFAADGWELVLVARDEERLEAAARNLHDEYDVAVTAISIDLVESDAPERIRDHLLEREIRIDALVNNAATATYGPYAESDLETERNLLRVNVEAPLALISQFLPPMRERNDGLILTVASTAAFQPGPYMAGYHASKAALVSATESIAEECRDSGVTVTTLCPGPVSTGIHDRSGRGSSWLERRFMLTPERVAAAGYRGAKRGDGMVIPGRRNRILATFARLLPHRLRRRFGRWVVVPGVIPWRKQE is encoded by the coding sequence ATGCCCACTCAGGAGTCGGGCTCGAGCGACCAGCGCCACCCAAAAACGGCCCTCATCACCGGCGGTAGCCGCGGCATCGGTCGCGCCCTGGCCGCCGAGTTCGCCGCCGACGGCTGGGAGCTGGTGCTGGTCGCTCGAGACGAGGAACGACTCGAGGCAGCGGCCCGGAACCTCCACGACGAGTACGACGTCGCCGTCACGGCGATTTCGATCGACCTCGTCGAGTCCGACGCCCCCGAGCGAATCCGCGATCACCTCCTCGAACGCGAGATCCGGATCGACGCCCTGGTGAACAACGCCGCCACGGCGACCTACGGCCCGTATGCCGAGAGTGACCTCGAGACCGAACGTAACCTCCTGCGGGTCAACGTCGAAGCTCCGCTCGCGCTCATCAGCCAGTTTCTGCCGCCCATGCGCGAGCGAAACGACGGGCTCATCCTCACCGTAGCCTCGACGGCCGCCTTCCAGCCGGGGCCGTACATGGCCGGCTACCACGCGAGCAAGGCCGCGCTCGTCTCCGCTACCGAGTCCATCGCCGAGGAGTGCCGGGATTCAGGCGTCACCGTCACGACCCTCTGTCCCGGGCCCGTCTCGACGGGCATCCACGACCGCAGCGGTCGGGGGTCGTCGTGGCTTGAGCGTCGATTCATGCTCACCCCCGAACGGGTCGCGGCGGCGGGCTATCGGGGCGCAAAGCGCGGTGACGGGATGGTGATTCCCGGCCGCCGAAACCGGATCCTCGCCACGTTCGCCCGCCTGCTCCCCCATCGCCTGCGGCGTCGCTTCGGACGGTGGGTGGTCGTCCCCGGTGTGATTCCCTGGCGGAAACAGGAGTGA
- the rdgB gene encoding RdgB/HAM1 family non-canonical purine NTP pyrophosphatase gives MTPTANPTSASIPTIKFVTSNEGKVEEAREYLEGLAHVEQVRYDYTEIQSDELADIATRGAREAYDALREDDPDRDLEGVLVDDTGLFVDALGGFPGPYAAYVQHTVGVERLWRLAESEAEDDRRAHFRTVLAYADADGVETFEGSVAGTLVAPRGEGGFGYDPIFEYNGQTLAEMTAAKKNAISHRGRALATFADWYAER, from the coding sequence ATGACCCCGACCGCGAACCCGACCTCGGCCTCGATCCCGACGATCAAATTCGTCACCAGCAACGAGGGCAAAGTCGAGGAAGCCCGCGAGTACCTCGAGGGCCTGGCACACGTCGAACAGGTACGCTACGACTACACCGAAATCCAGAGCGACGAGCTCGCCGACATCGCCACTCGAGGTGCTCGAGAGGCCTACGACGCCCTCAGAGAGGACGATCCGGATCGCGACCTCGAGGGCGTCCTCGTCGACGACACCGGCCTGTTCGTCGACGCGCTGGGCGGCTTTCCCGGCCCCTACGCGGCCTACGTCCAGCACACCGTCGGCGTCGAACGGCTGTGGCGACTCGCCGAAAGCGAAGCAGAGGACGACCGCCGGGCACACTTCCGAACCGTCCTCGCCTACGCCGACGCCGACGGCGTCGAAACCTTCGAGGGCTCGGTCGCCGGAACGCTCGTCGCCCCCCGCGGCGAGGGCGGCTTCGGCTACGACCCAATCTTCGAGTACAACGGCCAGACGCTCGCGGAGATGACCGCCGCGAAGAAAAACGCCATCTCCCACCGCGGACGCGCCCTGGCAACGTTCGCCGACTGGTACGCCGAACGCTGA
- a CDS encoding VOC family protein — protein MDATLDHVMLRVEDLEESLEWYQTHLDYEEKGRWEADTFTNVFLGSADMHDDGSLLELTYNHDGRSYEMGDAWGHIAVRVPEDELESSYQQLMDEGVEDYRDPESCGNRYAFVQDPDGHEIEIVKRDYGAKWSLDHTMIRVEDATEALGYWTRTFEYDEIGRWEADTFANYFVQREGAADEEMTVELTYNYDGRSYEMGDAWGHLAVRVDDLHDVWEQVLERESEDYRDPESCGDRYAFTKDQDGHEIEIVTRD, from the coding sequence ATGGACGCAACGCTCGATCACGTTATGCTTCGCGTCGAAGACCTCGAGGAATCGCTGGAGTGGTACCAGACGCATCTGGACTACGAGGAGAAGGGCCGCTGGGAGGCCGACACCTTCACCAACGTTTTCCTCGGATCGGCGGACATGCACGACGACGGCTCGCTCCTCGAGCTCACGTACAACCACGACGGCCGGAGCTACGAGATGGGCGACGCCTGGGGGCACATCGCCGTTCGGGTTCCGGAGGACGAACTCGAGTCGAGCTACCAGCAGCTGATGGACGAGGGCGTCGAGGACTACCGCGATCCGGAGTCCTGCGGGAACCGCTACGCCTTCGTTCAGGATCCGGACGGGCACGAGATCGAGATCGTGAAGCGCGACTACGGCGCGAAGTGGTCGCTCGATCACACGATGATCCGCGTCGAGGATGCGACTGAGGCGCTCGGCTACTGGACGCGGACGTTCGAGTACGACGAGATCGGTCGCTGGGAGGCCGACACCTTCGCGAACTACTTCGTGCAGCGCGAGGGGGCGGCCGACGAGGAGATGACCGTCGAGCTGACGTACAACTACGACGGGCGGAGCTACGAGATGGGCGACGCCTGGGGCCACCTGGCGGTTCGGGTCGACGACCTCCACGACGTCTGGGAGCAGGTGCTCGAGCGCGAGAGCGAGGACTATCGCGATCCGGAGTCCTGTGGGGATCGGTACGCGTTTACGAAGGATCAGGACGGGCACGAGATCGAGATCGTGACGCGGGATTGA
- a CDS encoding BGTF surface domain-containing protein, which produces MTTLRVSDESVTLSSALTEDLDGPYYLEVEYDDTTADEDSSTMWFSEQVIEVDWDSEEVNAGSSATLSYDDVSDQPRDEVDLYVSAEDADGDAVSAEDLNATFGDAADTMEDVDDAVVIEGHTADELDADFTGWAEGDYTFTVSVSDTTAEDTAEISVGEAPDFATSFSADNYDGITGDYVEFTVEFDGGDSANVTIFDDSEEYYEANLTVEDGSGDGEVTVRMNTYLAGQGGTDAFEAVDEDDTVTVEDDNSLEEYDDARLPADILEMHVFPDGETEDEDDIAFITLEAGSVGDLNTYVVSEPAADDDLEDILENALERNNVAEGDHLVFEVEATGLYGYLDADDFDDDEGLEMIFQDTEEPRFGSADSVNLSDAISAEWAEVHTDADSGAFYVVVDQEASNASVDQTWDVTFSIDADENVYHDEDVEVSDTFSVEERSVELVGDFDEDDRLQLTHSDEAVIEGETNIAPGGDNAEFRLRFAESVARTSADVNDDGSFAATVDLSDRAVGDEFEIRTTLGDDRIYNDAVVVDAEPEPEAQFEATHDVTVDEDTANIDVEVSNTGDADGETTVEFVFDGESVIDEEVSLEAGASEAFSEAVADLEDGTYDWTLSLDGEELDSGSVDVETEAPDDDEAPDDDDDEAPDDDDDDAAPDDDDDDDAAPDDDDDDDVVDDDDDDDETDDDGQPGFGVAVALAALLGAAMLALRRQD; this is translated from the coding sequence GTGACCACGCTCCGTGTGAGCGATGAGTCCGTCACCCTTAGCTCCGCTCTGACCGAAGACCTCGATGGTCCGTACTACCTCGAGGTTGAGTACGATGACACGACCGCTGACGAAGACTCGAGCACCATGTGGTTCAGTGAGCAGGTCATTGAGGTTGACTGGGACTCTGAGGAAGTCAATGCTGGCTCCTCCGCTACCCTCAGCTACGATGATGTTAGCGACCAGCCACGCGACGAAGTTGACCTCTACGTGAGTGCCGAGGACGCTGACGGCGATGCTGTCAGCGCCGAGGATCTCAACGCAACCTTCGGTGACGCTGCTGACACCATGGAAGACGTTGATGACGCAGTCGTGATCGAGGGTCACACCGCTGACGAACTCGACGCCGACTTCACCGGCTGGGCCGAGGGCGACTACACGTTCACCGTGAGCGTCTCGGACACCACCGCTGAGGACACGGCAGAGATCAGCGTCGGTGAAGCACCTGACTTCGCAACCAGCTTCAGTGCTGACAACTACGACGGTATCACCGGCGACTACGTCGAGTTCACCGTCGAATTCGATGGTGGTGACTCCGCAAACGTCACGATCTTCGACGACAGTGAAGAATACTACGAGGCTAACCTGACGGTTGAGGACGGCAGCGGTGACGGCGAAGTCACCGTCCGTATGAACACGTACCTGGCCGGTCAGGGCGGAACTGATGCCTTCGAAGCTGTTGACGAGGACGACACTGTTACTGTCGAAGACGACAACAGCCTGGAGGAATACGACGATGCGCGCCTCCCAGCAGACATCCTCGAGATGCACGTCTTCCCAGACGGTGAGACGGAGGACGAGGATGACATTGCGTTCATCACGCTCGAAGCCGGCTCCGTTGGCGACCTGAACACCTACGTTGTCTCCGAGCCTGCTGCCGATGACGATCTCGAGGACATCCTCGAGAACGCGCTCGAGCGCAACAACGTCGCTGAAGGTGACCACCTCGTCTTCGAAGTTGAGGCAACCGGTCTCTACGGATACCTCGACGCTGATGACTTCGACGACGACGAAGGTCTCGAGATGATCTTCCAGGACACTGAGGAGCCACGATTCGGCTCGGCTGACTCGGTCAACCTGAGCGACGCTATCTCCGCCGAATGGGCGGAAGTCCACACGGACGCTGACAGCGGCGCGTTCTACGTCGTCGTTGATCAGGAAGCAAGCAACGCTAGCGTTGACCAGACCTGGGACGTGACGTTCAGCATCGACGCTGACGAGAACGTATACCACGACGAGGACGTCGAAGTCTCGGACACCTTCTCGGTTGAAGAGCGCTCCGTCGAACTCGTCGGCGACTTCGACGAGGACGACCGACTCCAACTCACCCATTCCGATGAAGCAGTCATCGAGGGTGAGACCAACATCGCCCCCGGTGGAGACAACGCTGAGTTCCGTCTCCGCTTCGCCGAGAGCGTCGCACGCACGTCCGCTGACGTCAACGATGACGGCTCCTTCGCCGCCACCGTTGACCTGAGCGACCGTGCAGTTGGCGACGAGTTCGAAATCCGAACCACGCTCGGTGACGACCGGATCTACAACGACGCAGTCGTCGTGGACGCCGAGCCTGAGCCAGAAGCTCAGTTCGAAGCCACGCACGACGTAACCGTTGACGAGGACACGGCCAACATCGACGTCGAAGTCTCCAATACTGGTGACGCCGACGGCGAGACCACGGTCGAGTTCGTCTTCGACGGCGAGTCCGTGATCGACGAGGAAGTGTCCCTCGAAGCAGGTGCCTCCGAGGCATTCAGCGAAGCAGTCGCTGACCTCGAGGACGGTACCTACGACTGGACGCTCTCCCTCGACGGTGAAGAACTCGACAGCGGCTCCGTCGACGTCGAAACTGAGGCCCCTGACGATGACGAGGCCCCTGACGACGACGATGACGAAGCCCCTGACGACGATGACGATGACGCGGCACCTGACGACGACGATGACGACGATGCCGCACCTGACGACGACGACGATGACGATGTCGTCGACGACGACGATGACG